The Xyrauchen texanus isolate HMW12.3.18 chromosome 49, RBS_HiC_50CHRs, whole genome shotgun sequence genome contains the following window.
taattgtattagatACTTGTGTTTTGACGTATTATATaggacacattttaaatgcactaaaGTCATAGTTCAACTGATTTAGGAAGATATagaaattattttacatatagaaACTGATTTAGAATGCATTTTGTAGAATTATTTATGATCTTACTATATGTTATGCATTCAGGAAACAGAACCTCCCTCAGAATTATGCCACAGAGCACACAGCAGCAAGGCTGCActtcaacattaatatttttttggccATGCCAGCCAAAACCAATTCTGGCTTTTTGACCAATCAGCAAAAATATCCTTAAGTACATAATGGAGAACTCACCCTACTGACTCAGCCAGCTTTGTGGTGGTATCCTCTGAGAAGAACACATGACAGGCAAATCTCTGGTATGCTGGATGTTTTGTAATCAGTCCAAAATACCTGAAAGTCACACATGGAGCATTTGTGTTTATAACattctttttttcatttgttaacaacattcaTATGTTGTTCTAATTCTCCCCTGTAGAGGGTGTTCTAATAAATACACTAATAAATATaactatattaaagggatagttcacccaaaaaggaaaattctctcatcatttactcaacctcgtgtcatgactttctttctgctgcagaacacaaacaaacatttttagaagaatatctcagttctgtataggtcaatacaatgcaagtgaatggtgaacacaAAGCATGCAAAGACAGccttaaaataatccatatgactccagtggttaaatctatttagcgatccagtcagttttgggttagaacagactcctttttcactgtacatattgccactgcagtctctaggcacgatcatgatttcaagcttgattacactttctagtgcttgacacatgcgcagagtgctagatggctctaggaagtgtaatcgagcttgaaatcatgatcggtAAGGAGACTGATGATGTCATGATTTATTGTGGAAtaagtagttatattttggtctgttcttacccaaaacaaGATATGGATAAACCACTGAAGTTttctggattactttcatgctgccttaaaattttggtcaccattcacttgcattgtatggaactacagagcttataattgtataagtGATAACAAACAATTTCTCTCAAATAACAatcttatattaattatattagtaACAATAACTACTACAATCTATATTTGGTGAATCACTGTGCAGCAATCACAGAAGCCAACTATTAACCTTAGTTCACATTTCAGGGGCTTTATCTTAACATAATGAAAATATTTAGGACACAAATTttctttaaaactttattttatcaagcaaatTCATAAGGTAACATTCTTCTGCTAAGCCCCTGAAATGTGAACTAAGTTTAATAGTTGGCTTCTGTGATTGCTGCACAGTGATTTACATATAAAGTAGCTTGCTGAGGTATTTTGCATCATGTTaccacataatttattttgtcatgGCTGTGACGCTGTTTTGACCTATCAGCATCCAGAGCTATCTGCTTTATAATCATTTTACCAAACTCTTTGGTAACCCAACAGATCTGATTGCAAAGGAAGgggaagataaaaataaataaaaagaaccaGCATTATGCCTAATATTTCTGTTCATAACTCACTTGTTGTTCTTTGGATGACATCCGCAGAAAGATATGTTTTTCAACTGAAAAAAGTTAAAACACTTCTCTCCCTGTAAAAAATGGAAAAAGAATGGTTTAATCAGCACTACAAGAGCGAAAAACATGATTGTAAGCTGCTAGAACACAGTGCATTGGGATGTTGTGTTAGTCTGAGCGATTAATTCCTCAACCCTGTGATTTTGCATCACTGAATTCACTCACAAATTCACTCATAGGGGCTTAGGGGATGAAATGGCTGCAGATTACCATTCAATCTTAAGATGCTTCATTGCATAACAGTGGAACCATAAATACTGCGTCACTGAACTCTGTTGAGAGTAAGAGCCGTTTGGTGGCAACATTTAGCCTCATGAACTTAGATGCTTCCAAGGCAATGGGTGTCATTTGAACATAAAGTTACGTGAGATAATAAAGactacattataattttttttatttaaaagaaaaaaaaaagtctatgcAAATTAgaatttcataaatattttccaaaacaGAAATGTGCCCATCAGTCTTGATGgacaaacaaattatataaatttttttaagatgaaaatcattgttttcttttattatgaTATCACAATAAATTAAactgaattttaaataatttcatttctTTGGTTTGAGAAAATGTTGCCAATTTGCCATGTTCCTAGGTCTTGCATTGACATCTAAAatctaaagtgatgttttaatGGGAAATACAAGCAGTATTTAATGTATCAAATACAATACAAGTATTAGCAATGGACTTGATTAATTCTGTGATGTTTTGTGCTATTAGGCAATTTCCATTTAGTTTGATAGAAATCTGAATGGCAATCTAAAAAATTCTGATgatagttaaaaaaattatagaaatttacATTACCCTCATGTAGGCTAAGTTTCAATCCCTCAGTAAGCAATGGCTAACTTATTATTTCCACCCTGTTAGTTATACTGTTAATAAAGTTGAAGTGCCTGAGTTTGACCAAAGTATATTTCTGATAATTTGGTcaaaaaaacttttcaaaacttTCAATGTGCTCTGGGATCATTTTAAAGAAGAATACTGTAGTTCTTTCAGAAATATACAAACCCTTCCTGCAGTCTGGCAGTCATCCTGAATGATGATCTTCACTCCTCTTGTGTTGATTTCCAGAATGCAAGGCGAAGGGGGACTGAACTGCATCGATTTTCTCCTGTTTAATGCGATCTGTTGACATAATCAGATTGCATATGAATAAAAGATTGCATCGAACAACAATATGTCTGTGTAATTACTATGCAATTAATAACAGTATTAGAATATAGATAATGACTAAGAAGTGAATTAGAATACCTTGTGCATAGCAGCACAAAGCACATCATTCCCTTTGTGGTATGGCACTTGAACAGAACCAAGGAATTTGACCCAGAATTTGTCCATCCAATCACCTTTGACCTCTGAATAAAGTAATGCACAGAGGATGCCATTACtcaacaaagtacaaaaaaaaaaaaaaaaaaaccattttaaAGACTATAGTGAGAGAAGGGGGTACCTTTAAAGTGTTCATCCTTTGTCACCTTCACAGCGTAAAGTCCAGGGAAGATGCCTCTGGATCCAGTGCGCATGTTGTAGGCTTTGCACCATAGATCCTCGGCCTGCAACTCTATGAGTAAGGGGTCGTCAGTCTCCAATTCCAACTCATCATCATGCCGAGGAATAAACCTGTAAACAAACAAGAACGTTCAGGTCAAATACAGTCTGATTGGGAGATCTCCAAAAGAGTGGCTTAGGATACAACGGTAGTAGAGCATGACTTAGAAAAAACGATTGTTATGTTCTAACAAGGTAACTTCTGATACTTTTCCAGAGCAATTTGTCTTCCCACACTAAAAGCAAAAATGCTGTGTAACACTAAAAAATCACATCTAAGGACGAAAACGAGCATAATAATGTCTTGTTGCTTGCCAGTTGTCGTGGCTGATTAGGGCAAAAGCTTAACTTGACGCTTTATTGTAGCATCCCTGGCTAGGACAATGTCTATGCATTAGCATGGTGGTATATATCCTATTTATCTGTCATGTGTTAGTtcttgtgtgcagctgtgttgctGTAGTTTAATGGCGTTTGTGCTGAGGAAAATACCCCAAATATTctcttttaatttcttttcaGTTACTTGGTTAATTATTTACTTGCTTACTTTAGCTGGTCATCAGTGCTTTGTTCTGATTTAAAATGTACCTGAACACTGCTCTGTGGCTTTGTTCTCTTTCCTCTCCATTAATAACACAGGAGAAGAGTCCAAACTCAGCACCTGGGAGGGAGAAAAAAGttaaatgtcacatttaaaaCACAGAAGGTAAGTGTCATTGAGTTTGTATGCACAATCTTACATTGATTATGCTTGATCCAATCCAATGTTGGATATGCTTCCAACAATGTGGAATGTAAATGGCTAAAAAGGGAAATGTCATGCATATGCATCAGCACACCAAGATTTTTCTCGTTACCTCGATTTCAcactgcatgtaaacacatttactggTATTCTGGTGGCTTATTCAATGTGTGCATGTCTGTATAAGTTTTGATGTAAAAAGATTTGATGTCCTTTTCTTGCATTTTTTGGCAAATTGTTAAGTTGTGTCTTGTGCAGGCACATACTTATTTCAGTATAAACTGCTGAATTTCATCATCTTGATCCTAGCTGGTGAAAGGTAAGCCTGACATTAGGAAACCCCTTAATGAGGAAAATCTTTGCAGTTCATGCAAAGTCTTGGTGGTTACATGGAGGAAAGGAGTGCCACAAGGTTCCTCATTTGGACATTTGCCATTCTGTCTAGGCCCCACCACTAACAACACTAAACACTGAATATCCTGAACACTTGATCTTTAACTTTGCAAAAAGTGCCAAGATCTGCCACTCACCAGAGAAGCGTGACCGTCCATTCACAAAGACATTCATGAACTTGCGGGAGCGGGGCATGTCTGAAGTGGTGTCAGTGGTTGAGTCCGCAGACAAACAAGAAGTGTCTCTCCTCATGCCAGTTGCTCCCGACTCTTCCTCTTCTTCGTCCACTTCCTGATCCTCCTCATCCTCATCAATGGCAGACTCGTAGACGGTGTTGTCACTGTCACTATCGTAACCTTTGTAGCAGTCCTTGATGCTCACTAACTCAAGCTTAGCATGTTCATCCACCACCAGGGTGTACTTAACAGAGTCATACGTAAGTCCTGAAGCATCTGTGCTGACGGCCATCATCTTTAAggtccctgtgtcctccttcgcCACTTTGGGCTTATGGGTTTCAACCCACTTACTAGTGTCCCTTGTGTCGCTGAGGCTGACAGTCCTACAAGGGGGTGTGGGTGGGTATACCTCATCTTCTTCACTAATGGAAGGGTTTGCACAACCTGCCAATGGGTAATAGTGCAAGGGAGGCAGCTCTGTGTCCGAACTGATGGACATGCGATTGCTGTCGCTGCTTTGCGACAGAAATTGTCGCTCCTGTTCACCATTAACTGGTGTGAGGTGGATCTCCTCCGTGGCATTTCCTTCTGATATACGATATTCCTTGTTTTTGTCAACCAACTGGTGAAACGTTCCTCCATTCTCCACAGGGTACTGCCCTTGTTCCCGATAGCCATTTTCAGTGTGATAATGGGCTTTTTCCTTACAAACCGTACCAAGGTCAAGGACACCCTCTATGAGAGTGACATTCCCAGATATGTCTTTCATAACTGTCTGTGTGGAGGGCGCCACCCCAGTGGGGTTGATCAAAGACTTGGATAACTTGTCCTGTTGCTTGTTGCAAAAGGCTGTTGCTTTGATTGTGGAGGAGGTAGAGCCTCGTGATTTGGCATCAGCTCTGGCCTGGACTTTGTCCCCATCAGTGCCACTAACTTGCTCAGGTTTGGGTGCCTGATCCCCTGTTTCACATACACAAAGGATTACATATTAGCCAGTATGCCTACTGGAGAAAAACATGAGAAGAGgcttatggatttttttttttttagcttatacCACTTAAAATGCCTTGGCTACATTTCACTCAGCATAGAAGAAATGTAAACTGTTTCAAAACCAATGTCACCTGCATAATAATAAGTTAGTCTATGAATTTACTAAATTTAGCTATGTAATGCTTTAAGAATTCGTTCTTCTTAAAGCTTTCCCAGTGTAATTTCTGAGCCACTTGTGGCAACAAATGGAATCATAAAACAGTTACCATTTCCAAACACTCTCCAAAGTCTTCAGTTGTTGGGACACACAGGCAGTTCTGCCCCAAAATCAGAGCACATGTTGCTATGTCCAGCCACCTAATCAGAGCAATGCTTTGATAGTGTCACAGAGCTACAGTGTTTACACTGTTTTGGGCAATAAACCTACAGATAGCTTATAGATGTCTCAGAAAATTGGATAAAGAAAGTACTTAAACATCTAAAAAATTACACATATCAGCTTAAAACAATATACCTTTCTTCATATAACTAGCTGTGCAGTCAGACACAATGGGCATCCGATGAACTCTTATGGGTAATTGGATTGACAAAAATCCCCTCAAGATAATTacagcatgtaaacacattttcattttgtagaACTGAATACTACAAAAACACTCATAATGACAACACATTTGATGTTCTGCTTGTTTGTCACCAATTCAGATAGAATACATTCCAGCAAGGAGCAATTgtcattaaacatttaacattatcATTAATAGAAGGTTTTGTTCATGATCATTGAAACATCAAGTACAGTAACAGAGATGATTAACAGCTGTTTGTATTTCATAAGTGGACAAATTCGTGCAGTTCTTCCATTGTATTTCCTTCATTTATCACAAGCTATTTCCTATAATGCATAGAACAGAGTTTGAAAAATGTTAGTTTGTGTTGTGCACGTGGCCATGACTCACCCTTAATATGTGGTGACGAGGAAtgggttttcttttcttttctcctaTCTTTCTCACCAAATGAATTGTTATTTATTGTGTCCTGTGAAACAAGTGGAAAgttaagttagttctgagaaaaggtctagaatTAGTTGTTTGCAGGTGCTACGTGGTTAGATATTTTTTGATCTAGTGCGGCTTTATTGTCCAAATAAGATACCATAGTACCACCACAGAACTTATTTGTAAAAGAAGAATTTTTGGAAATAACATTTTCTTACACTGAAATAGACAGACTTGAACACTTCCCTCCATCTTGGAACAATGGTGTGATTTTGTCAACATTCTCAACAACTGCCTTCAAGAAGCTTTCTTCCATAAATACACACACTTGATAGCAATCCGTAAAGTGAAGGAGTTACAGGAAAAGCAATTTACCGCTCTCTCGTATCGCTGACTCATCAATTGTCCACCCTGCTATGATGTACCTTTTATACTGACACTCGCGTGTTACCATAGCAACGCACCCATTGATGATGTAGGAACtggcttgtgtgagtgtgtgcgtaagCGTGGGGGTAGACACGCAGTGTTATTCGTGACCGAGGAGGAAGACACAGGTGGCTTATATGATGCTCTTATCCAGTGCCTCCAAAAACTGTAGCAAAAAATGGAAACAAATGGGAGTAACTCTATCGTTGTTATCCAGTTTAATAATACGTTTCTAAGAAAAGGAGTCTGTCTCAGTCTATTACTTTTGGTCATAATTATATCAGACTAGCAATTAAAAAATCTCTATCTCCACGGAAAACAGCAGATAGGCctatattaaattgaaatgtcTCCCTCCAAGAAATAACGAATGTATGATCAACAACTGTTAACAAGACAGAGGAAATCTGATCCTTTTCCTCatatttcttcatttgttttcaacaCATTCTTATTCATGAAGTAAAGGAGGAGAGATTTGTGCTTTACAGATATAGAGGGAACTGtcaaaaagtcaacatgaaatcaaaaattgaCGCTATTTGTTATTTAACTGACATTACAAATCCCTCTTAATTTTCAATCCGTCCCTCCAATCAACTAGCTCGATTCTGGTATGTAACGCCCACTTTCCCACGATCCAGTGAAGTCCcgccctacttttttttttttttaaatccaggttttgcacttaaaggaatattccaggctcagtacaattgagcttaacttgtattgaacccagaatattccttaaatcaaAATGCTAACCTCAGGCTTGCTAGCTAAGATATTTTTGTCCCAAATaaatttcagatggaaaatagaTTTTTCGATcaatctttttctttgttttctgcgGAAAAGCTCTTCCTCTGCTAATTCCTCAAATGCCCTTTGAACCCAGTGGCGGTGTCAGTGCTGCAGCTGAGGAAAGATCTGATGAGCCAAGATTAGGAGATTAAAGACACTGAAGCACATTTGCAGTCATCCACCATCTTTCCTAGTCATGTTGACCTGGATTTTAATTGATGTGCTGAAGTGCTCAAACTTTTAAAAGCAAAAGgctatattttttgcactaacaTTTTAAACAGACTACATTTGCCCTTTCTTCAAGTCCATTTTGTAACCATGGTAACATATTTATTCAACCAAATGTAAGCACCTGCATATATCAGGTGACTTTGGGTATTTAGAACATTTGGCTAGCTGCCAACTGCAATGCTTTATACATAAGGTGCTAAATATTATTATGCAGTTACTGcagtaaaaaagtaaaatatggtaTGGTGttgaataattaaaatttttggaatCAACATTCCCCCAAATATAAATTCAcaatttattcaccctaatgttgtCCCAAACCTGCAACTTTAACCTGTATTAAAGTGCAAAagcaatattttcagtgaataactgcAAATTTCAGTCCAGTCTTCACACAAAGTtattttatggcttcagaagtcttggaatgttgtgcacaagtcatatggtataattttatggtacttttgtTTTTAGCTTGACACTGCCTGGTCACCATCTGCTTTCACTGGAAAAGAGCAACATgaacattcttcttttgtgtttcacagaaaaaaatagCGACATctgggtgagtaaacaattagataatattacattttgggtgaactattcctacaTTATTTTGTGCCCTATAAGATACATGGCTGATGGGtggttggatggatgaatggatggatggatggatggatagatagatagatgttctGTAAACATGCCAAATCCATTATTTGTAGTCTTTTCAACtagaaagacattttaaaatgtggacaTTTTTTAGAAATGACAGCAAGCAGCATAACAAAACACTATTACGGcaacagagagagaataaaaagGTGAATTTGAGTTCAGTAAAGTCTGAGTTGGAAGTCTTTTCAGGAGATTACACAATGCTGGGCAATTACTTAAATCATTCAGTTCCTGCTCTAGTAGAGCGCCAGTAGCCTCCTTACCCATGATGCACCACAAACGAGATATACAGCCTGGCTGTTCATGATTTACATTCAAGAGATCCCAAAATCACTGCAGAGCAGATTAAAAGCAATAGAATGAAACAAACACCATTTATGAAGTCTGTGATGTCAGTGGATGATGTTTAAAGATATTGATGTTCAAAGGTTTTAGAAATTATGACATTTAGGACATTTAATATTAAGCACATCCAAATGTTAAGGCCTAAAGTAGGTTTTCATCAAATAGGATATCTTTTGAGTGCTggaaaattttttaaatatatagtatTTGTCAACCAATATTGGCCAGTATATGACTCTGATTCCAATGTCTAGAGAGCAGTGTGCCTATAGGCGAATACCAATAAGTATATTGGACAATTCAGTATTTGGTAAATGAGATATACCCAAAGTTTTGAAAGTAAACGCTTATGTAATGTGATATTTTATTCAACATGTACTAAAAATATGTGAAAACTAAAAATGCTCATCATTACACATTGACAAGGCTGTTGTTAAATTTTGGAAAGGACACTTCTATTGATCAGCTTATATacagtagatggatggatggatggatggctgaatggatggatggatgaatgggagggtgatggatggatggatgaatggatggatggatgaatggatggatggatgaattgatggatggatggatggatggatggatggatggatggatggatgaatggatggatggatggatgaattggttggatggataaataaataaaaacaagttaTCTTCCTCTTTCTAACCCTAAAATGTTATTCTATTCCAAAATCATTCCAGAGAACAGTTCCCTCTCAGAAAAAGCATCACTAAACATAACATCCAAAAAAGCCAATGATTTCACTCTCATCTCGTCATGTTTTGTACAAATCGTCTCAATATAGTGCCACCCCCTGCTGATTGACCCCTACAGGTCAACAGTTATAATCCACTTTCTCTCTTTTATCTCAGATCGCATTACACATGGAGGGCGGACAGCAGTGATTCACAGCAGGGGGACTGATCGGGAGTTCACAAACAGGAAACGTCATCAGCATCACTGGCCGGGAGTATCAAAGAAAACCGATGCTACAAGCCACAGATTAGCACAGGCTGAAATCACCacaaaacactgaaaatacaCCCCATAGATCACATCCACAATGAAGGCACTCATGAGAGCATGAAGAAACTGCATTAGCAACAGCATCAGATCTAGTTGAGATCCAGTGTGTAGGGTGCATACCAAGAAGGTAGATTCCTGCTAGTGCAGTATGGAAATCATTACAGCCTAGAGTAATTTTACTGTGAGAGAATTTCCAAGACCTGTCAGTTTGCATACAGATCGCCATCTGCCTTGGATACGATCAACAAGCCTCTTCTGGACCAAAGGGCCTTGGTACTAGCAATCAAAATCCTCTATCTCACCTGAGTCCTTGGCACTTGGGGGAAAAGATTCAGGGTTGTTGGTCTCTTAGGCCGGTAGGTGTCCATGGCAACAGCAGGGATGAAATCCTTCAGCTTAGGCTGGATGACAGGCAGCCCTGCTCCCTGTTCCTCCTTGTGGTTGTCATCGACAGGATCGAGCCACCTCTcgttctcctcttcctcctcttcttcctggaTTCCTCCCTCTGCATCTATCAGGTCCAAGTGGAGCATCTCCGTCTGCAGTTCCACCACCCCCCTCCTCCAGCCGGTCCTCGGCGTACCATTGGCCAGCTGCCTCATGTGATCCTGGGAAGAGCAGGCAGAAGAGCTTTAGAGGCAAGCTGCAGTCAGAtgcagccagccaatcagaggtgAGTGATGACATCAGCCTGTGGCTGCCTTcctggctgatgtgaggaaagcTAATGCAATCTCAGAGAACAAAATAAGGCGTGTCAGACGACCCAGGCAAAGTAAACACCCAAAATGACAGTTCAAAAACAATGAGGGAGTGTTGGGTTTTAATAACATTTCATTAAAGGCCagagatggttcacccaaaaatggaaattctgtctacagttactcaccctcatgttgtcacAAACCTGCATGATGCTAttgttttctgtggaacacaaaaggagatgttaggaagaatgttagggGCTGAACAAccaaagtcaccattcactttcattgtatggagaaaacatgcaatgaaagtaaatagtggctaacattctgccaaacatctcctgtTATCTTCtccagaaaaagaaaatcataagaGTTTAATATAACATTAGGTTGAGTAATGacaacagaatttaaatgtttggctGCACTGGCCCTTTAAATAATGATCTTTGTAATGATGTTTAAATGCAgtattttttaatggaaaacaagataaaatactgataaataaatatgataatttgCAGAGGAAGCTCTGACACTATAACACTGCCAAAAGCTAATAACAAAATATTGTAAATTCTTAAATTATggctttttgttttggttttgttcagACTGCATGTGTCCACAAAAAACCGAGAAAAGTCTGATTTGATTGACTCTGACTTGGCTCTGAATACAACAGCCTCTTGCAACCTCATCCATATTCAGTTCAATACTAAATACTGAAATACTAGTATTCTCTACACAGGTTTAGCGTGCAGCACAAGACTTCAGTGCCTGAGAAAACGGATGGTGCGTTGACCTAGAAATCTATTTTTGCAGTGGGGTAAACAATTCACCATTTCTGCAGTGTCAAATGATTATTCATTCAGCTTGAGACCATATGACTGTGTGTCTACAAAACTGGGTTACTATTTGGTTACAGGGTGGATGGATGTGCTGTGactacatcacaaacacacatttacagaTGTCATGTTCTATCGTGGTGGGGACGTCCATTTGACATCTATTTTTCTTTAATCAAGCTATTCATAATTACTACATCttgatggtaacactttacagtatgtttccatttaccatgaactaacaatgagcaatacttttacagcatttattaatctaggttaatgttaaattcaccttataataaaacatttttcaaatgtaaaactgtatttcttgacattatttaatgcactatgaacttatatgaactaacaatgaacaattgtatttttatcaacCAACTTTAACTTACTGTAGATTGAGAAATGCTGTAAACAAATATagagttaattgttagttcatgatacctaatgcattaactaatgttaacaaatggaaccttattgtaaagtgctgccATCCTAACACTACTCCTAAAAGACACCTTTTGAGATTTTAATTAAGATTTTAACTAAGACATGATTTAGTCCCCAATTTATGTTTGAAGCTGCTTTCCAAATGGGGACCACAGGATCAGTCCAAATAATGTAGGTTTTCTGGCTGTACTATCATTATAGCGACAACTGGACCCTTAAGTATGACCGCACACACCTGACAAACACATATGGTGTGTCATATTAAAACAGATAATTAACAAACAtatttgacaatatatatatatatatatatatatatatatatatatataaaacttctGAGCTACATATAAGAATATGCTGTGACAAAGAGCTGTGTGTTCCATACTTGGATTGTAGTCCACTGCAGATTAGCTAAAGGCTCTGAGCAGATGTTGTTTAACCCTTATAGGTATGTGCAAAACCTGACATCACAAACCTTACAGCATGTACTTATGTGCTTAGGGACAATAAATGTTGTATTAATgcttaatacaaatatattttggttAAGGAGTACAATAATGTTGTACtccttaacattagttaattattATTGAACGTGAACTAACAATGCACAGTACTTTTCAACAGGTATCATTAGTTAAAATTATTTGCAGACTAcaaatacattgtttttaattgaaagatgtatatgttaatataatataTGCATAAGTGAATGTATTATGAAttaacaaaaattttatttttatataagttaatgttaaccaagactacaaaatactgtaaaaacattttgttaaatgttAGTTAATGATATCTTATTCATTTACTAATTTTAACTAACCTTGTTGAAAagtgttacttatattttaaactATGGGATCTGAGTCATTATAAGACTTCAAGAacaattgaaaaatgtatatatatattaaatatactgtacatatatatatatttaaataaaaataaatcaacaaataaataaaaaaaatatttaaatgaaacattttattagggggcctgtgtagctctgCCAGTATTggcgctgattaccacccctgcaGTTGCAGGTtagaatccaaggtgtgctgagtgacaccagccaggtctcctaagcaaccaaattggcctggttgctaggtatggggtaacctcctcgtggtgacAATTAGTGGTTCTTACTCTCAATAGGGCACGTTGTAATTTGTGCATGAGTAGCGGAGAATAGGATGAGTCTCCACATGATgggagtctccgctgtgtcatgcacaacaagccatttgataagatgcgtggattgactgtctcagaagcggaggcacaGCAC
Protein-coding sequences here:
- the LOC127640244 gene encoding C-Jun-amino-terminal kinase-interacting protein 1-like, translating into MDSREDGDSWMEEHWEKWLIHDISLNEYEDDDLSEVTEITDENGITLNQLELDSEDHMRQLANGTPRTGWRRGVVELQTEMLHLDLIDAEGGIQEEEEEEENERWLDPVDDNHKEEQGAGLPVIQPKLKDFIPAVAMDTYRPKRPTTLNLFPQVPRTQDTINNNSFGEKDRRKEKKTHSSSPHIKGDQAPKPEQVSGTDGDKVQARADAKSRGSTSSTIKATAFCNKQQDKLSKSLINPTGVAPSTQTVMKDISGNVTLIEGVLDLGTVCKEKAHYHTENGYREQGQYPVENGGTFHQLVDKNKEYRISEGNATEEIHLTPVNGEQERQFLSQSSDSNRMSISSDTELPPLHYYPLAGCANPSISEEDEVYPPTPPCRTVSLSDTRDTSKWVETHKPKVAKEDTGTLKMMAVSTDASGLTYDSVKYTLVVDEHAKLELVSIKDCYKGYDSDSDNTVYESAIDEDEEDQEVDEEEEESGATGMRRDTSCLSADSTTDTTSDMPRSRKFMNVFVNGRSRFSGAEFGLFSCVINGEEREQSHRAVFRFIPRHDDELELETDDPLLIELQAEDLWCKAYNMRTGSRGIFPGLYAVKVTKDEHFKEVKGDWMDKFWVKFLGSVQVPYHKGNDVLCAAMHKIALNRRKSMQFSPPSPCILEINTRGVKIIIQDDCQTAGRGEKCFNFFQLKNISFCGCHPKNNKYFGLITKHPAYQRFACHVFFSEDTTTKLAESVGKAFQQFYKEHMEYSCLTEDIFLE